GTGCTGGGGAAGATCCGCCATCCGGGGCTGGAGGCAAGTCGCGCCGCCCCGGTCCCTAGCCGTAACCCACGATCCCAGTTATACTTCCCCGCTTTCCAGGACTGCGCGCGGAGACGCTTGTGCCTTACAGCATGACGGGGTTCGGAGCAGCCGAGGGCCCGGTGGCCGGCGGTCGCATCCGAGTGGAGATCCGGACGGTCAACCACCGTCACTTCAACCCGTCGCTCAAGCTGAGCCACGAACTCTCGGCGCTGGAAGCAGACCTGCGGGAGCGGCTGCGGAAGGACTTCGATCGCGGGCACGTGAGCGTGGGCGTGCACTGGGCCGAAGCGCCGGAGCGCCACACCGCCGGCTTCACGGTGAACCTGGAGCGCGCCCGCGCCGTGGCGCTGGCGCTCGGCGACCTGCAGCGCGCCCTCGGGGTGCCGGGCCAGGTGGACCTGTCGATGATCGTCCGGCAGCCCGAGGTCATCACCACCGGGCGGGAAGAGACCCCGGCGGTCGAGTGGGTCGATCTGGAGCCGCTCGTGGCGGAAGCCATCGGCAACTGCAAGGCGATGCGGCGTCGCGAGGGCGGGGTGCTGGCCGCGGAGCTGCGGCACCGGCTCGAGCTGATGGAGGCCGCCGCAGCCGTGGTGGCACGGCGGGCCCCGGAGCGGGTGGCGCGGGAGCGGGACCGGCTGCGCGCCGCCGTGACCCAGCTGCTCGATGGCCGGACGGTGGACGAGCAGCGGCTGGCGCAGGAGCTCGCGTTCCTGGCCGACAAGCTGGACATCACCGAGGAGCTGGTGCGGTTCGCCGCCCACGTGGCCGCGTGCCGCGAGGCACTGGGCAAGGACCAGCCGGTGGGCAAGCAGCTGGGCTTCCTGGCGCAGGAGCTGGGGCGCGAGGTGAACACGATGGGCGCCAAGGCCAACGATGCCGAGATCGTGCAGCAGGTGGTGGCCATGAAGGGCGAGCTCGAGAAGTTCCGCGAGCAGCTGGAGAACCTGGAGTGACGCCGTTCCTCCTGGTGCTCTCCTCCCCCTCGGGCGGGGGCAAGACCACCATCGCGCGGCGGGTCCTGGCCGCCCGGCCCGCGGTGGGGTACTCCATCTCCGCCACCACCCGCGCCATGCGGCCCGGCGAGGTGCACGGCAAGGATTACTGGTTCCTGACCCCCGAGGAGTTCGAGGCCCGGGTGATGGGCGGGGAGTTCCTGGAGCACGCCAGCTACAACGGGCGGCGCTACGGCACCCTGCGCAGCGAGGTGGAGCGGCACTTCGCCGCCGGCCGCCACGTGGTGCTCGACATCGAAGTGAACGGCGCGCGGCAGGTGCGGCGCCAGCTGGCCGGCGCGGTGCTGGTGTTCGTGGTGCCGCCGACGGGCCGGGCGCTGGTGGAGCGGCTGGCCGCGCGGCGCACCGAGGACCGGGCGGCGCTCGACGGGCGGCTCGCGATCGCGGCGGGGGAGCTGGCCGCGGTGGGCGAGTACGACTACGTGGTGGTCAACGCCGACCTGGAGCAGGCGGTGCACGACGTGCTCGGCATCCTCGACGCCGAGGGGCGCCGCGTGGCACGGCAGGACGACCTGGATATCCGGACCGAGCGGCTCCGGCGCGAGATCGCGGAAGCCGCGACGCAGCTGTAACCCACAGGAGCAGGCACGATGAAGATCTACACCCCGACCGAAGCGGCCCGGCAGGCGGGCAACAAGTACCTCGGCGTGCTCGTGGCGGCCAAGTTCGCCCGCCACATCAACGAGCTGCCGAAGGAGCGCCTGATCGAGAAGCAGACCAAGATGACCACCCAGGCGCTCGAAAAGCTCTGCACCGGCGACCTCGAGTACAAGATCTCCCGCCGGCGCCGTTCCGAGGCGTGACCGTGTGGGAGGGCCGGCATGTCGTCGTAGGGGTGTCGGGGGGGATCGCCAGCTACAAGAGCTGCATCCTCGTCCGGCGCCTCGCCGAGGCGGGCGCGCGGGTGGACGTCATCCTGACCGAGGGGGCCGCGGAGTTCGTGCGGCCCCTCACCTTTGAGGCGCTCTCCGGCCGGCCGGTCCTGACTTCGCTGTGGACCCGCGACGCCGCGCTGCAGCATGTGCGCCTGGCCCAGGCCGCCGACCTCCTGATCGTGGCCCCGGCCACCGCACACCTGATTGCCCGGGTGGCCCAGGGGCTGGGCGACGACCTGCTCACCACGCTGCTGCTGGCCCGCACCGCGCCGGTGCTGCTGGCCCCGGCGATGAATGATGAGATGTACGCCAACCCCGCGACCCAGGCCAACCTCGCCACCCTGGCCACGCGGGGTTTCGCGTGCGTGGGTCCGGAGGTCGGGTCGCTCGCGGAGGGGCCCTCCGACCGGCCGGGGCGGATGAGCGAGCCCGAGGTGATCCTGGCCCACGCGGCGCGGCTGCTGCACGAGCGCTCCCGGCTGGCGGGCCGCCGCGTACTCGTCACCGCCGGCCCCACCCGCGAGGCCATCGACCCGGTCCGGGTGGTGACCAACCGCTCCAGCGGCAAGATGGGTTACCGCCTGGCGGAGGCCGCCTGGGAGCGTGGGGCCACGGTCACCCTGGTGAGCGGACCGGTGGGGCTGGCGGCCCCGGTGGGCGTGGACCTGGTCCGGGTGGACACCACCGTCCAGATGGAGCAGGCCGTGCGGCGGTTGCTGCCCACCACCGACGTGCTGATCATGGCGGCCGCGCCGGCCGACTACCGGCCCGCGGCCCCGGCCGCCACCAAGCGCCCGCGTCAGGGCGGGGCGGTGGTGATCGAGATGGAACCGACGCCGGACATCCTGCAGGCCACCACCGAGGCGCGGAAGCCGGGGAGCCTCATCGTCGGCTTTGCACTCGAGACGGGCGACGCGGTGGCCAGTGGCCGCGCCAAGCTGGCGCGCAAGCAGCTGGACCTCATCGTGGTGAACGACGCCCTGGAGGCCGGGGCCGCGTTCGAGGTGGACACCAACCGGGTGACCATCCTCGACCGTGACGGCGGCGAACTCGGGGTCCCCCTCGGATCCAAGCGCGTCGTGGCCGACGCCATCCTCGACCGCGTGGAGCGGCAGCTTGGACGATAGGGCCGCCCGCTACCTGCGACAGCAGGCGGAGCTGGGCGACCCGGAGATCGTCCTCTCCTCCGCGGAGGCGGCGCGGGAACTCCGCGCCACCGCGGGGCGCCGCCCCGTGCCTGCACCACGTGCCTCCGCCGCGGCGCCGAGTCCGGGCGCCGCGCCGGCGGTCGCGCCCGCCGGGCCGTCCACGCCGCCCCCGAGTGCCGCTCCCGTCGTCCCACCGCCCCCCGCGCCGAGCCCCCGCATGGCCGACCCGTCGATGCAGAAGTGGAGGAAGGACGCGCCCCCGATCCCGGGGCCCGGGCTGGTGGTGGAGCCACCGACGGTCACGCTGCTCGGCGACGAGATCACGCGTGCGGAGTCGCTGGAGGCCGTGGCCAGCCTCATCCGCGGCTGCGAGAAGTGCCGACTGTGCCAGGGGCGGAAGCAGACGGTGCCGGGGGAGGGGAACCCGACGGCCCGCCTCATGTGCATCGGGGAAGGACCAGGCGCCACCGAGGACGAGACGGGCCGCCCGTTCGTGGGGGCGGCGGGCCAGCTGCTGGACCAGATCCTCGGTGCGATCGACTGCCCGCGGGAATCGGTGTTCATCGCCAATATCGTGAAGTGCCGCCCGCCGCAGAACCGCAAGCCGCTGCCCGACGAGGCCACGATGTGCCTGCCGTACCTGCACCGGCAGATCGCGCTGGTGCGGCCCACGGTGCTGCTCGCCATGGGTGGCACGGCGGCGGAGTGGCTGCTCGGGGTCAAGCGCAGCCTGGGCGACCTCCGCAACCAGGTGCACCGGTACGCCGGCATCCCGCTGGTGGTGACCTACCATCCCGCAGCGCTGCTGCGGAATCCCAACTGGAAGAAGCCCACCTGGGACGACGTGCGGGTGGCGCGCCAGCTGCTCGATCGCTAGGCCGGGGGCCGCCGCCGCGTGGAAAAGCCTGTGGATGTCGCGTGGACGCGATGTGGATGATGTGGACGCCCGAGCGGCGCGTTGCACGTGACGGGTGGCCCGCATAGGATTGGACCGTCAGCGCCCCCGTCCCCGTTCCGGTGGTCCGTCTTCCGATGACCAATCCTCCCTACGATTCGAGCCCCGCCAGCGCGGGCGGCACCGACACGGCCGCGCCGCTGCGCGCCGCCCCGTGGAGCAACGAGGCCGAGCAGGCGGTGCTCGGCGCCATGCTGCTCGACCAGGACGCCGCGCTGCGCGCCGTGGAGCTGCTCGACGACTCGCTGTTCTACCGCGAGGGCCACCGGCGGCTGTACCGCGCCATGCGGCGGCTGATCGAACGGCGGGTGGTGATCGATCACATCACCCTGCGGGACGAACTGGAGCGGAAGGGGGAGCTGGAGCCGGCCGGCGGGGAGGTCTACCTCGCGGAGCTGCTCGACGCGGCGGTCACGGCGGCGAACTTCGAGGCCCACGCCGCGATCATCCGCGACAAGGCCATCCTGCGCCAGCTGATCGAGGCGGCCACCGCGGTGGTGTCCCGGGCGCACCAGGCGGAGGTGCCCGCGGCCGACCTGCTGGATGACGCCGAGGCGCGGATCTTCCAGATCAGCCAGCACGTGAAGACCGCAGGGCTCAGCTTCACCCGGATCAAGGAGATGCTCTGGCCCACGATGGAGCGCATCGAAAAGCTCCATGCGCAGGGCAAAGAGATTAGCGGCGTCCCCAGCGGCTTCAAAGATTTGGACGAGATGACCACCGGCTTCCAGCCTTCGGACCTGGTCATCGTGGCGGCCCGGCCGTCCATGGGCAAGACCGCCTTCTGCCTCAACATCGCCGCGCACGCGGCGGAGAGCGGCAAGGGCGTGGCGCTGTTCTCGCTCGAGATGTCCAAGGAGTCGCTGGTGCAGCGGATGCTGTGCGCCGAGGCCCGGGTGGACAGCCAGCGGGTGCGGCGCGGCACCCTGTCCGATGCCGACTTCACCATGCTCGCGCGCGCGGCGGGCGTGCTGGCCAGCTGCCCCATCTGGATCGATGACACCCCGGCGCTGACCCTGCTCGAGATGCGCTCCAAGGCGCGGCGCCTGCGGATGGAGAACGACGTCGGCCTGATCGTGGTGGACTACCTGCAGCTGATGCGGAGCCCGATGTACGCCGAGAACCGGGTGCAGGAGATCTCCGACATCTCCCGCTCGCTCAAGGCGCTGGCCCGCGAACTCGAGGTGCCGGTGATCGCGCTGTCCCAGCTCTCACGCGCCTCGGAGCAGCGGGGCGGGGAGCGGAAGCCCATCCTCTCGGACCTGCGCGACTCCGGCGCCATCGAGCAGGATGCCGACATCGTGCTGTTCATCCACCGGCCCGAGATGTACGACCAGATGGACCGCGACGGCAACAGCAACGAGGGCAAGGCGGAGCTGATCGTGGCCAAGCACCGCAACGGGCCCACCGGCACGGTGGACCTCTACTTCCACAAGCAGTTCACCCGGTTCGCCAGCATGAGCGACCGGGAGGAGCCGGAGTATGTCTAGCGTGGCGGTGGAGGCGGGGGCGCGTGGCTAAGGCCCGGTCGGTCTATCGCTGCACCGAGTGCGGCCACGACCATCCCAAGTGGGTGGGGCGGTGCGAGGCCTGCGCCGCCTGGAACAGCGTGGCGGAGGAGCCGGTCACCCTCGCG
The Gemmatimonadota bacterium DNA segment above includes these coding regions:
- the coaBC gene encoding bifunctional phosphopantothenoylcysteine decarboxylase/phosphopantothenate--cysteine ligase CoaBC, producing the protein MTVWEGRHVVVGVSGGIASYKSCILVRRLAEAGARVDVILTEGAAEFVRPLTFEALSGRPVLTSLWTRDAALQHVRLAQAADLLIVAPATAHLIARVAQGLGDDLLTTLLLARTAPVLLAPAMNDEMYANPATQANLATLATRGFACVGPEVGSLAEGPSDRPGRMSEPEVILAHAARLLHERSRLAGRRVLVTAGPTREAIDPVRVVTNRSSGKMGYRLAEAAWERGATVTLVSGPVGLAAPVGVDLVRVDTTVQMEQAVRRLLPTTDVLIMAAAPADYRPAAPAATKRPRQGGAVVIEMEPTPDILQATTEARKPGSLIVGFALETGDAVASGRAKLARKQLDLIVVNDALEAGAAFEVDTNRVTILDRDGGELGVPLGSKRVVADAILDRVERQLGR
- the dnaB gene encoding replicative DNA helicase, with protein sequence MTNPPYDSSPASAGGTDTAAPLRAAPWSNEAEQAVLGAMLLDQDAALRAVELLDDSLFYREGHRRLYRAMRRLIERRVVIDHITLRDELERKGELEPAGGEVYLAELLDAAVTAANFEAHAAIIRDKAILRQLIEAATAVVSRAHQAEVPAADLLDDAEARIFQISQHVKTAGLSFTRIKEMLWPTMERIEKLHAQGKEISGVPSGFKDLDEMTTGFQPSDLVIVAARPSMGKTAFCLNIAAHAAESGKGVALFSLEMSKESLVQRMLCAEARVDSQRVRRGTLSDADFTMLARAAGVLASCPIWIDDTPALTLLEMRSKARRLRMENDVGLIVVDYLQLMRSPMYAENRVQEISDISRSLKALARELEVPVIALSQLSRASEQRGGERKPILSDLRDSGAIEQDADIVLFIHRPEMYDQMDRDGNSNEGKAELIVAKHRNGPTGTVDLYFHKQFTRFASMSDREEPEYV
- the gmk gene encoding guanylate kinase; this translates as MTPFLLVLSSPSGGGKTTIARRVLAARPAVGYSISATTRAMRPGEVHGKDYWFLTPEEFEARVMGGEFLEHASYNGRRYGTLRSEVERHFAAGRHVVLDIEVNGARQVRRQLAGAVLVFVVPPTGRALVERLAARRTEDRAALDGRLAIAAGELAAVGEYDYVVVNADLEQAVHDVLGILDAEGRRVARQDDLDIRTERLRREIAEAATQL
- a CDS encoding uracil-DNA glycosylase, which codes for MDDRAARYLRQQAELGDPEIVLSSAEAARELRATAGRRPVPAPRASAAAPSPGAAPAVAPAGPSTPPPSAAPVVPPPPAPSPRMADPSMQKWRKDAPPIPGPGLVVEPPTVTLLGDEITRAESLEAVASLIRGCEKCRLCQGRKQTVPGEGNPTARLMCIGEGPGATEDETGRPFVGAAGQLLDQILGAIDCPRESVFIANIVKCRPPQNRKPLPDEATMCLPYLHRQIALVRPTVLLAMGGTAAEWLLGVKRSLGDLRNQVHRYAGIPLVVTYHPAALLRNPNWKKPTWDDVRVARQLLDR
- a CDS encoding YicC family protein — translated: MAGGRIRVEIRTVNHRHFNPSLKLSHELSALEADLRERLRKDFDRGHVSVGVHWAEAPERHTAGFTVNLERARAVALALGDLQRALGVPGQVDLSMIVRQPEVITTGREETPAVEWVDLEPLVAEAIGNCKAMRRREGGVLAAELRHRLELMEAAAAVVARRAPERVARERDRLRAAVTQLLDGRTVDEQRLAQELAFLADKLDITEELVRFAAHVAACREALGKDQPVGKQLGFLAQELGREVNTMGAKANDAEIVQQVVAMKGELEKFREQLENLE